From Acinetobacter lwoffii, a single genomic window includes:
- the rrtA gene encoding rhombosortase: protein MLDQHFRRKIIFLAAFVSLSACLQIFQDHFIYWQESLLGEFWRLWTAHWVHVSWIHYFLNILAFICLPFIFPRATVWHFCAILLILPPLISLSFYFFLPNIEAYAGLSGVLHGAYVAVACVHLLYKRERGFAALVLFLIFAKLVWENTIGNVGTAQLIGSPVLVEAHLLGVIWGVILALIYIVSNYFRDN, encoded by the coding sequence ATGCTAGATCAACATTTTCGACGAAAAATTATTTTTCTAGCGGCTTTTGTCTCTCTCTCTGCATGTCTGCAAATTTTTCAGGATCATTTTATCTACTGGCAAGAGAGTCTGCTGGGTGAATTCTGGCGACTCTGGACAGCGCACTGGGTACATGTGAGCTGGATTCATTACTTTCTAAACATTCTCGCCTTTATCTGTTTACCTTTCATTTTTCCACGCGCTACCGTCTGGCATTTCTGTGCCATTTTGCTGATCTTGCCACCGTTGATCAGTTTAAGCTTTTATTTTTTCTTACCCAATATTGAAGCCTATGCTGGCCTGTCGGGCGTGCTGCATGGTGCCTATGTCGCCGTAGCCTGTGTACATTTGCTGTATAAGCGGGAACGCGGCTTTGCGGCGCTGGTATTATTTTTGATTTTTGCCAAACTGGTCTGGGAAAACACCATTGGCAATGTCGGAACGGCGCAGCTGATCGGTAGTCCGGTTTTGGTTGAGGCACATTTACTTGGGGTGATTTGGGGCGTGATTCTGGCGCTGATCTATATTGTGAGCAATTATTTTCGGGATAATTAA
- a CDS encoding DMT family transporter gives MSAPAAPHLLKAILLLTCSAFLFSVMGVCIRYASATVDNATVVFFRNFVGLFIFLPFIFNKGIVFFKTEKLWMHTWRAVVGLTAMYGFFYAIAHLKLSNAMVFTYSSPIFIPLIAWLFLKEKITTSMLAAALIGFIGVLCVAKPDSGLINLMSVIGLSASFLAAMAFVTVRALTKTDSPEKIVFYFCFIGTLISVIPMFWLWRPYTLTELSYLITAGILANFSQLFMSNAYKLAPAGQIGPVNYVAIFFAGMWGFLFWQEVPDLYSVIGLGLIFCAILLCSPILQKRLNSSKI, from the coding sequence ATGTCTGCCCCAGCCGCTCCGCATCTGCTTAAAGCCATTCTGTTACTGACCTGCTCTGCTTTTCTCTTTTCAGTTATGGGCGTCTGTATCCGTTATGCCTCGGCAACGGTTGATAATGCCACAGTGGTCTTCTTTCGCAATTTTGTTGGGCTGTTTATTTTCCTGCCCTTCATTTTCAATAAAGGCATTGTTTTTTTCAAAACTGAAAAGCTGTGGATGCACACTTGGCGCGCAGTGGTCGGACTGACGGCCATGTACGGCTTTTTCTATGCCATTGCTCATTTAAAACTCTCCAATGCCATGGTCTTCACCTACTCTTCCCCGATTTTTATTCCTTTGATTGCCTGGCTATTTCTCAAGGAAAAAATCACCACAAGCATGTTAGCCGCAGCTCTGATTGGTTTCATCGGCGTACTCTGTGTCGCCAAACCAGATTCGGGTCTAATTAACCTGATGTCGGTCATTGGTTTGAGTGCCAGCTTTCTGGCGGCGATGGCCTTTGTCACGGTTCGGGCACTGACCAAAACCGATTCTCCGGAAAAAATCGTGTTTTATTTCTGCTTTATTGGCACCCTGATTTCAGTGATTCCGATGTTCTGGCTATGGCGACCTTATACCCTGACAGAACTCAGCTATCTGATTACTGCCGGCATCCTGGCCAATTTCAGCCAACTGTTTATGTCAAATGCCTACAAGCTGGCTCCGGCAGGACAGATTGGACCGGTCAACTATGTGGCGATTTTCTTTGCCGGCATGTGGGGCTTTCTGTTCTGGCAGGAAGTTCCGGACCTCTATAGCGTGATTGGGCTGGGGCTGATTTTCTGTGCGATTCTATTGTGTAGCCCGATCCTACAAAAGCGCCTGAATTCATCCAAAATTTGA
- the rnr gene encoding ribonuclease R, which yields MMKNWVDPEAKAEAERYDNPIPSRTLILETIEKNNAQSHADLVEHFEIADQKSIDALSHRLIAMVRDGQLMKDGYKFQIAVEQPESEATVYINSRGMGTANISGQDDLLLAERELRLVFNGDRVKVRQTSVDRKGKAWGYITEVVQHRVKQIIGKVSEYDGEYFIQPANPNAHQPITLEKELIEHAQVNLGDSIRVAIDTYPTREEFATGHIVQSMADKADTEIIIPQTILEYGLPYEFPEEVVKEAESFKEPTAKDHEGRVDLRDLALVTIDGEDARDFDDAVYAEKRPGGGYRVVVAIADVSHYVRPGKPLDDEAQERGTSVYFPHFVLPMLPEALSNGLCSLNPNVDRLCMVCDLKLSRAGRVTGFEFYPSVMHSKARLTYDQVAQYLEGDSQAITEDREVRKSINTLFQLYQVLKSLRAERHAMEFETVETYMTFDELGGIKEILPRSRNDAHKLIEECMLLANVAAAEYALKNEMPMLYRVHEPPEFSRIQKVRDFVKLLGLNFPEQPTQKDYQAVIEATKERIDAPSIHAVLLRSMMQAYYGASNAGHYGLAYEAYTHFTSPIRRYPDLLLHRAIKAHLNNKPSPLSGGALDEAGDHFSATERRADEASRSVTTWLKCHYMQQHLGEEFVGIISATAEFGLFVTLKDLYVDGMVHVSQLGDDFFVFDQSSQNLIGQNRGQVFGLGDEVKIKVAGVNLEERKIDFELVQQLSHAGRAVRARAPRVSEKKPVSRPAATEEVFGNNERESKSNLSADGEQPIRHKKGKGKPSSYSKKSAKPSAGKSEAKVKDKVKKKAKVKKKKSNAKAKTE from the coding sequence ATGATGAAAAACTGGGTCGATCCTGAAGCAAAAGCTGAAGCCGAACGTTATGACAACCCTATCCCTAGCCGCACGCTCATTTTAGAAACCATCGAAAAGAACAATGCCCAGTCCCATGCAGACCTGGTCGAACATTTTGAAATTGCAGATCAAAAAAGTATTGATGCCCTGAGCCATCGTTTAATTGCGATGGTGCGTGACGGGCAACTGATGAAAGACGGCTACAAGTTTCAGATTGCCGTCGAGCAACCTGAATCCGAAGCGACGGTTTATATCAATTCCCGAGGGATGGGAACTGCCAACATTTCCGGCCAGGATGACCTATTATTGGCTGAGCGTGAACTGCGTCTGGTCTTTAATGGTGACCGCGTTAAAGTGCGTCAGACTTCGGTAGACCGTAAAGGTAAGGCCTGGGGCTATATTACTGAAGTTGTGCAGCATCGTGTCAAACAGATCATTGGTAAAGTGTCAGAGTATGATGGTGAATACTTTATCCAGCCAGCCAACCCGAATGCACATCAGCCAATCACCCTTGAAAAAGAACTGATCGAACATGCCCAGGTCAATCTGGGTGACTCGATTCGTGTGGCGATTGATACCTATCCGACCCGTGAAGAATTCGCGACTGGGCATATTGTGCAGTCCATGGCAGACAAGGCCGATACTGAAATCATCATTCCACAAACCATTTTAGAATATGGTTTGCCTTATGAATTCCCGGAAGAAGTTGTTAAAGAAGCCGAGAGCTTTAAAGAACCAACGGCCAAAGACCATGAAGGTCGTGTGGATCTGCGTGATTTAGCCTTAGTTACTATTGACGGTGAAGATGCACGTGACTTTGATGATGCCGTTTATGCCGAAAAACGTCCCGGCGGTGGTTATCGTGTAGTCGTAGCCATTGCCGATGTCAGCCATTATGTGCGTCCAGGCAAACCGCTGGATGATGAAGCGCAGGAACGCGGGACGTCAGTCTACTTCCCGCACTTTGTTTTACCGATGCTGCCTGAAGCATTGTCGAATGGCCTGTGTTCGTTAAATCCGAATGTTGACCGCCTATGTATGGTCTGTGATTTAAAACTGTCACGTGCTGGCCGTGTTACCGGTTTTGAGTTCTATCCATCTGTTATGCATTCCAAGGCACGTTTGACCTATGATCAGGTCGCACAGTATCTGGAAGGTGACAGTCAAGCCATTACCGAAGACCGTGAAGTTCGCAAGTCGATCAACACCCTGTTCCAGCTTTATCAAGTTCTTAAAAGTTTACGTGCTGAACGCCATGCCATGGAATTTGAAACCGTCGAAACTTACATGACCTTCGACGAACTGGGCGGAATTAAAGAAATTTTGCCGCGTAGCCGTAATGATGCGCATAAGCTGATTGAAGAATGTATGTTGCTGGCCAACGTGGCAGCCGCAGAATATGCATTGAAAAATGAAATGCCAATGTTGTACCGTGTGCATGAGCCACCAGAGTTCTCACGTATCCAGAAAGTCCGTGACTTCGTCAAGCTGCTGGGTTTGAATTTCCCGGAACAGCCGACTCAGAAAGATTATCAGGCGGTGATTGAAGCGACCAAAGAACGGATTGATGCACCAAGTATTCATGCGGTGTTATTACGCTCCATGATGCAGGCTTACTATGGTGCGAGTAATGCAGGCCATTATGGTCTGGCTTATGAAGCCTATACACATTTCACTTCACCAATTCGCCGTTATCCGGATTTGTTATTGCATCGTGCAATCAAAGCACATTTAAATAACAAGCCATCTCCGCTTTCAGGCGGTGCTTTAGATGAAGCTGGTGACCATTTCTCTGCCACAGAACGTCGTGCAGATGAAGCGTCGCGCTCGGTGACGACCTGGTTGAAATGTCATTATATGCAGCAGCATCTGGGCGAAGAATTTGTCGGCATTATTAGTGCAACGGCAGAATTTGGCCTGTTTGTCACGTTAAAAGATCTGTATGTCGATGGTATGGTGCATGTCAGCCAGCTAGGTGATGACTTCTTTGTCTTTGATCAAAGCAGCCAGAATCTGATCGGCCAGAACCGTGGTCAGGTCTTTGGTCTGGGTGATGAAGTCAAAATCAAGGTTGCCGGTGTCAATCTGGAAGAACGTAAGATCGATTTTGAACTGGTGCAACAACTCAGTCATGCCGGCCGTGCAGTTCGTGCCCGTGCACCGCGCGTGAGTGAGAAAAAACCAGTATCACGTCCAGCAGCGACAGAAGAAGTGTTTGGCAATAATGAACGTGAATCTAAATCCAACTTGAGCGCCGATGGAGAACAACCCATACGACACAAAAAAGGAAAAGGAAAACCCAGCTCTTACAGTAAAAAGTCTGCTAAACCATCTGCAGGAAAGTCTGAAGCAAAGGTTAAAGATAAAGTAAAGAAAAAGGCCAAGGTCAAAAAGAAAAAGTCGAATGCAAAAGCCAAGACTGAATAA
- a CDS encoding dihydrofolate reductase family protein: MRKIIVQEFLTLDGVMQGPGGPEEDISGGFQYGGWVAPYFNAEPDPAFDVIMQKWMQPSDILLGKHTFQIFESYWPTHTEDWPGINDVNKYVLSTSLEHSDWQNTLFLKSIDEIIKLKASGEGDIRVYGSAAVVQALFKYELVDELCLLTFPIILGVGKRLFSHESIPAAFQLIDHLVSSNGIVFTHYQRAGEVKTGTIRE; this comes from the coding sequence ATGAGAAAAATCATTGTCCAGGAATTTTTGACCCTCGATGGCGTGATGCAGGGGCCCGGCGGCCCAGAAGAAGATATATCTGGTGGCTTTCAATATGGTGGCTGGGTGGCGCCGTATTTTAATGCGGAACCTGATCCGGCATTTGATGTCATTATGCAAAAATGGATGCAGCCCTCCGATATTCTTTTAGGGAAACATACTTTTCAGATTTTTGAATCTTACTGGCCCACACATACTGAAGACTGGCCGGGAATCAATGACGTCAATAAATATGTCCTTTCTACCAGTCTGGAGCATTCCGACTGGCAAAATACCCTTTTTCTGAAAAGCATTGATGAGATCATCAAGCTTAAAGCATCAGGAGAGGGGGATATTCGAGTTTATGGCAGTGCTGCAGTGGTACAGGCGCTTTTCAAATATGAGCTTGTGGATGAACTTTGTCTGCTGACTTTTCCAATTATACTGGGTGTTGGCAAACGCCTGTTTAGTCATGAATCAATACCCGCCGCTTTTCAATTGATAGATCATCTGGTCAGCTCAAATGGTATTGTGTTTACGCATTATCAAAGGGCAGGAGAAGTAAAGACGGGAACAATACGCGAGTGA
- a CDS encoding YheV family putative zinc ribbon protein: MKRRFIAGAKCPKCQALDRVVMLTSGEDEWIECIECGYEENRPTHVDPPETPAVPDEVGVIQFKPRSVK; this comes from the coding sequence ATTAAACGTCGTTTCATTGCAGGCGCAAAATGTCCAAAATGTCAGGCGTTAGATCGCGTCGTCATGCTGACCTCTGGTGAAGATGAATGGATCGAATGTATTGAATGTGGTTATGAAGAAAATCGTCCCACACATGTTGACCCACCAGAAACACCAGCTGTTCCAGATGAAGTTGGCGTGATTCAGTTTAAACCTCGTTCAGTAAAATAA
- a CDS encoding TRAP transporter large permease subunit, with product MQNDDQNRSGLGLLRYIWTEWISTFVVLVLLLLTLIIGTGEMIHGQLLRMGERIYGDPATAMQYSFLRAEPTRPQCERNINVDQRVQQQMKADAADEYADFFGVRSEADVRAAVLQAQQVCEESYLFYDKAIQHVQAHPSIRAYRTFETSFFGIFKFGTENRALLLVIMVVFAAISATLKTHHIGLRSPSTRIDFKVYSVAMLVANAFLAFSSYSQYQSVLNSGVPMGEMKYIYWLWMILFSTLTLISLYQVIKQPKPTREGGSFGLAFLSVPLYAYMAITTGINFTFFMDYPMGQGIYLGQLVEFSSIFLNLALFIWAGMLLKQTRVVDMFLNILRPWNLAPETLTWLILLAAALPTAYTGASGIFVIAAGAIIYKEVWNAGGRRQFALAATAMSGSLGVVLRPCLLIVVVASLNKEVTTDLLYHYGIYVFLLSSTLFLVISLFFAENKFRIAAPIVAAPQSGRAFIAIIPYIVIFILIWLFYKYALSTDLNEFTAPVMMPVILLMIVLFDKLRHEPAPLPAVGHWDETLTATLNSRSAPELATAGAAANAEYREAEHSEQPGKELAVDHTVQRSKATEILRNVGFWKSMHISTSETVGHIGALVILMALSVSVGGLLERIEIMEAFPTEISSTILVISLIVGLMIFVGMIMDPFGAVILISATVAPVAYQYGIHPVHFWMITLIGFELGYVTPPVALNHLLARQSIGDAEVAEADAEVRHLSFYYRYERWILPMIVLLPAMLIIAYVPYMFKLFGWYQ from the coding sequence ATGCAAAATGATGATCAAAACAGATCAGGATTAGGTCTGTTGCGTTATATATGGACAGAGTGGATCTCGACCTTCGTCGTGCTGGTTTTACTTTTGCTCACTTTGATTATTGGCACCGGGGAAATGATTCACGGCCAGTTGCTGCGTATGGGCGAGCGTATTTACGGCGATCCGGCAACCGCAATGCAATATTCATTTCTAAGGGCTGAACCGACGCGTCCACAATGTGAACGCAATATCAATGTTGATCAGCGTGTTCAGCAGCAGATGAAAGCCGATGCAGCCGATGAATATGCTGATTTCTTCGGGGTGCGTTCGGAAGCGGATGTCCGTGCTGCGGTGTTACAGGCACAGCAGGTCTGTGAAGAATCCTACCTGTTTTATGATAAAGCCATTCAACATGTGCAAGCTCATCCAAGTATTCGGGCTTATCGGACGTTTGAAACCTCTTTTTTTGGAATCTTCAAGTTTGGTACGGAAAACCGGGCTTTGCTTCTGGTCATCATGGTGGTCTTTGCTGCGATCAGTGCCACTCTAAAAACCCATCATATTGGCTTACGTAGCCCGAGCACGCGTATCGACTTTAAAGTTTATTCGGTCGCCATGCTGGTCGCTAATGCTTTCCTGGCATTTTCATCCTATAGCCAATATCAGTCCGTATTGAACTCGGGCGTGCCGATGGGGGAGATGAAGTACATCTACTGGTTGTGGATGATTCTGTTCAGCACACTCACCTTGATCAGCCTGTATCAGGTGATCAAACAGCCAAAACCAACGCGCGAAGGTGGCAGTTTTGGTCTGGCCTTTTTGAGTGTGCCGCTGTATGCCTATATGGCCATTACTACCGGAATAAATTTCACCTTTTTTATGGACTATCCAATGGGACAGGGGATTTACCTCGGTCAATTGGTAGAGTTTTCCAGTATTTTTCTGAACTTGGCCTTGTTTATCTGGGCCGGTATGTTGCTAAAACAGACCCGTGTCGTGGACATGTTCCTGAATATTCTGCGTCCATGGAATCTGGCCCCTGAAACCCTGACCTGGTTAATCTTGCTGGCAGCTGCATTACCGACCGCCTATACCGGAGCATCAGGGATTTTCGTAATTGCCGCAGGTGCGATTATTTATAAGGAAGTCTGGAATGCGGGCGGACGCCGTCAGTTTGCATTGGCCGCCACTGCAATGTCTGGTTCACTGGGCGTGGTTTTACGTCCTTGCTTGCTGATTGTCGTTGTGGCATCACTGAATAAAGAAGTGACCACCGACTTACTCTATCACTACGGGATTTATGTCTTCCTGCTCAGTTCGACTTTATTCCTGGTAATTTCCCTGTTCTTTGCAGAAAACAAATTCCGGATTGCTGCACCTATTGTGGCTGCTCCTCAATCCGGTCGCGCCTTCATTGCGATTATTCCATATATCGTGATTTTCATTCTGATCTGGTTATTCTATAAATATGCCTTGTCGACTGACCTGAATGAATTTACCGCACCAGTGATGATGCCAGTCATTCTGCTGATGATTGTCTTGTTCGACAAGTTGCGTCATGAACCTGCGCCGTTGCCGGCAGTGGGGCATTGGGATGAAACTTTGACCGCAACTTTAAACTCAAGATCGGCACCTGAACTGGCGACAGCCGGTGCCGCAGCCAATGCAGAATATCGTGAGGCTGAACATAGTGAACAACCAGGCAAAGAATTGGCTGTTGATCATACTGTGCAGCGTTCAAAAGCGACTGAAATTTTGCGTAATGTCGGTTTCTGGAAATCCATGCATATTTCTACCAGTGAAACCGTGGGACATATTGGTGCGCTGGTGATTCTGATGGCACTTTCGGTGAGTGTGGGTGGCTTGCTGGAACGTATTGAAATTATGGAAGCCTTCCCGACCGAAATCAGCAGTACCATTCTGGTGATTTCCCTGATTGTCGGCTTGATGATTTTTGTCGGGATGATCATGGATCCATTTGGCGCGGTGATTCTGATCTCGGCGACCGTGGCTCCAGTGGCCTATCAATACGGCATTCATCCAGTACATTTCTGGATGATTACCCTGATTGGTTTTGAGCTGGGTTATGTGACGCCACCGGTTGCGCTAAATCATCTGCTGGCCAGACAGTCGATTGGCGATGCCGAAGTGGCCGAGGCGGATGCAGAAGTACGACACTTGTCTTTCTACTACCGTTATGAACGCTGGATTTTGCCGATGATAGTATTGCTGCCTGCGATGCTGATCATTGCCTATGTGCCTTATATGTTTAAGCTGTTCGGCTGGTATCAATAA
- a CDS encoding IS3 family transposase (programmed frameshift), which produces MEHKREQRVKRTQRDYSFAFKMMVVHEVEKGQITYKQAQAKYGIQGRSTVLVWLRKHGQQDWTSNMPTSSKRQLTPQQRIRQLEKQLAAEKLKTEFIQDVIYHIDKECGTDLGKKVYRARFKDWQSQRRLSVSRYCQWLGITRQAYYQAEKRAQMTAQATEQILELVMEYRCLMPSIGTRKLYWLIKGKLLQRGLKCGRDQLFKILKENNLLIRPKRRYTKTTDSKHWMKKHPNLLKDYSAVQANEVFVSDITYVESAEGVHYLSLVTDAYTRQIKGYKLSNDMRAENVVQALHMAMQHVTDRAARMIHHSDRGSQYCSELYQSALRHYGICPSMTDGKDCYQNALAERINGILKQEFLTTRCQTMKELDHLIAESIMIYNCYRPHLSLNMNTPNQMYEQTKTELIA; this is translated from the exons ATGGAACATAAACGAGAACAACGAGTTAAACGTACACAACGTGACTATAGCTTTGCCTTTAAAATGATGGTGGTACATGAAGTAGAAAAAGGGCAAATTACTTATAAGCAAGCTCAGGCAAAATATGGTATTCAAGGAAGATCAACTGTGCTGGTATGGTTACGCAAGCACGGACAACAGGACTGGACTTCGAATATGCCGACTTCTTCTAAACGCCAATTGACACCCCAACAACGAATCCGCCAATTAGAAAAGCAGTTAGCCGCAGAAAAGCTTAAAACTGAATTTATTCAGGATGTGATTTATCACATTGATAAAGAATGTGGGACTGATCTTG GGAAAAAAGTATACCGAGCACGTTTCAAAGATTGGCAAAGCCAAAGAAGACTAAGCGTTTCACGTTATTGTCAGTGGTTGGGAATCACCCGACAAGCTTATTATCAAGCAGAAAAACGTGCTCAAATGACTGCACAAGCAACTGAACAAATACTTGAGTTGGTTATGGAATATCGCTGTCTCATGCCAAGTATCGGAACACGTAAGCTGTATTGGCTTATTAAAGGCAAATTGTTGCAACGTGGTTTAAAGTGTGGACGGGATCAGTTATTTAAAATATTGAAAGAAAATAACTTATTGATTCGCCCTAAGCGTCGCTATACAAAAACTACGGATAGCAAGCATTGGATGAAGAAGCATCCAAATTTATTAAAGGATTATTCAGCGGTGCAAGCCAATGAAGTCTTTGTTAGTGATATTACCTATGTTGAGAGTGCTGAAGGTGTGCATTATTTATCCTTGGTGACAGATGCTTATACCCGACAGATTAAAGGTTATAAGTTATCGAATGATATGCGTGCAGAGAATGTTGTGCAGGCACTACATATGGCGATGCAGCATGTGACAGATCGGGCAGCCAGGATGATTCACCATTCAGACAGAGGCTCTCAGTATTGCTCTGAGCTATATCAATCGGCATTGCGCCATTATGGGATATGTCCTTCCATGACAGATGGCAAGGACTGTTATCAGAATGCATTAGCAGAGCGAATTAATGGAATATTAAAGCAGGAGTTTTTAACCACGCGATGTCAAACCATGAAGGAGTTAGATCACTTAATTGCGGAATCTATCATGATTTACAATTGTTATAGACCGCATTTAAGTTTAAATATGAACACCCCGAATCAGATGTATGAGCAAACAAAAACCGAGCTAATTGCTTAA
- a CDS encoding M3 family metallopeptidase, which produces MTLEKATLPVPQFDQITLAELKQKIESCIAEGQKFLNDLTETPTTVQEQLTTLEHVDTLENNMSESWGILSHLNAVMNNAETRDVYQALLPGLSEYYTQLGQHTALYQTYQHIYDASIYSELPAAQQSAIKLALRDFKLSGVALEGEAKKRYAEISARLSQLSSDFSNHVLDATQAYFRPLNEEELAGLSSNNIELLKQYGQQRELDQPVATLDFPSYLAIMTHSENRPLREELYKAYTTRASDQAEQSEFDNTALIEEILSLRLEMAKLLGFNNYAELSLASKMAPSVEAVDEFLRDLAEHARAPAEKEIAELKAIAAEDGIRDLQPWDSGYYSEKLKMQQFNLSQEVLKPYFPAPKILQGLFSIVNRLYGIQVIEREAPVWHPDARYFELEDQGQVIGGFYFDLYARQGKRGGAWMSGFRSRMQTSDGLQKPICYMVGNFTPPVGNRPALLTHDEVITLFHEFGHGLHHMLTEVDNIAVAGTHGVAWDAVELPSQFMEFWAWDQESLDLLSEHIETQESLPAELLKALLDARFFQSGMQTLRQLEFALFDLSIHRANPALNAAQVQATLNEIREKYAVLPTTDYNRFQHSFSHIFAGGYAAGYYSYKWAEVLASDAFDRFEDEGIFNTTTGKQFRENILAVGGKDTALDAFINFRGREPKIDALLRHQGWTNPSKNA; this is translated from the coding sequence ATGACTTTAGAAAAGGCAACTTTGCCTGTTCCACAATTTGATCAGATTACGCTGGCTGAGCTAAAACAAAAAATTGAAAGCTGTATCGCTGAAGGGCAAAAGTTCCTGAATGACCTCACCGAAACGCCTACTACAGTACAGGAGCAGCTGACTACTCTGGAACATGTCGACACGCTTGAAAACAATATGAGTGAGTCTTGGGGCATCTTGTCACATTTAAATGCCGTGATGAACAATGCCGAAACCCGTGATGTCTACCAAGCACTTTTACCGGGTCTTAGCGAATATTATACGCAACTGGGTCAACATACGGCGCTGTATCAGACCTATCAGCATATTTATGATGCGTCGATTTATAGTGAACTGCCGGCAGCGCAGCAAAGCGCTATTAAACTGGCCTTACGTGACTTTAAATTATCTGGGGTGGCGTTAGAGGGTGAAGCGAAAAAACGTTATGCGGAAATTTCGGCACGTCTGTCCCAATTATCTTCCGACTTCTCCAACCATGTGCTAGATGCGACTCAGGCCTATTTCAGACCGCTGAATGAAGAGGAGTTAGCGGGTCTATCTTCAAATAATATTGAGCTGTTAAAACAATATGGTCAGCAACGTGAGCTGGATCAACCGGTGGCTACGCTGGATTTCCCGTCTTATCTGGCGATCATGACCCATTCAGAAAATCGCCCTCTGCGTGAAGAACTCTATAAAGCTTATACCACGCGTGCGTCAGATCAGGCTGAACAGAGCGAGTTTGACAATACTGCACTGATCGAAGAAATTCTCAGTTTGCGTCTGGAAATGGCAAAACTGCTTGGCTTTAATAATTATGCGGAATTGTCCTTAGCCAGCAAAATGGCACCAAGTGTAGAGGCCGTAGACGAATTCTTGCGTGATCTGGCAGAGCATGCCCGCGCGCCAGCAGAGAAAGAAATTGCAGAACTGAAAGCGATTGCTGCTGAAGATGGCATCCGTGATCTGCAACCGTGGGACAGTGGCTATTATTCTGAAAAGCTGAAAATGCAGCAATTTAATTTGTCACAGGAAGTGCTTAAACCTTACTTCCCTGCACCAAAAATCCTGCAAGGCCTGTTCAGTATTGTGAATCGTCTGTATGGCATTCAAGTCATTGAACGTGAAGCGCCTGTCTGGCATCCAGATGCACGTTATTTTGAACTAGAAGATCAGGGTCAGGTGATTGGCGGTTTCTATTTTGATCTGTATGCACGTCAAGGCAAACGTGGCGGTGCATGGATGAGCGGTTTCCGTTCCCGTATGCAGACCAGTGATGGCTTGCAAAAACCGATTTGTTATATGGTCGGTAACTTTACTCCACCCGTCGGCAATCGCCCTGCACTGCTGACCCATGATGAAGTCATCACCTTGTTCCATGAATTTGGTCATGGCCTGCATCATATGCTGACAGAAGTAGACAATATTGCCGTGGCAGGTACCCATGGCGTGGCGTGGGATGCGGTCGAGCTGCCAAGCCAATTTATGGAATTCTGGGCTTGGGATCAGGAAAGTCTGGATCTGCTCAGCGAGCACATAGAAACCCAAGAATCTTTGCCGGCTGAACTGCTGAAAGCCCTGCTGGATGCACGTTTCTTCCAGTCTGGCATGCAAACCCTGCGTCAGCTTGAATTTGCCCTGTTTGACCTGAGTATTCACCGAGCCAATCCGGCTTTAAATGCAGCACAGGTTCAGGCTACTTTGAATGAGATCCGTGAAAAATATGCGGTTCTACCGACCACCGACTATAACCGTTTCCAGCACAGCTTCAGTCATATTTTTGCCGGTGGTTATGCAGCGGGATATTATTCCTATAAATGGGCCGAAGTTTTGGCCAGTGATGCCTTCGACCGCTTTGAAGATGAAGGTATTTTTAATACCACTACCGGAAAGCAGTTTCGGGAAAATATCCTCGCAGTTGGCGGAAAAGACACAGCACTTGACGCATTTATCAATTTCCGCGGACGCGAGCCAAAAATAGATGCATTGCTGCGTCATCAAGGTTGGACGAACCCCTCTAAAAACGCTTAA
- a CDS encoding succinate dehydrogenase assembly factor 2 gives MTDDISLEERKVIYRARRGLKELDVYFDPYVKNHYLNAEPFEKQMFAELVEQEDPDLLDWFMEVSEPPRPELKDFIKKLKFYVHG, from the coding sequence ATGACTGATGACATTAGCTTAGAAGAGCGCAAAGTGATTTATCGTGCGCGTCGTGGTCTAAAAGAACTGGATGTATATTTTGATCCCTACGTAAAAAACCATTACCTGAATGCCGAGCCTTTCGAAAAACAGATGTTTGCAGAGCTGGTTGAGCAGGAAGACCCGGATTTGCTGGACTGGTTTATGGAAGTGTCTGAGCCGCCGCGTCCTGAACTAAAAGATTTTATCAAGAAGCTTAAATTTTACGTTCATGGATAA